Proteins found in one Phalacrocorax carbo chromosome 14, bPhaCar2.1, whole genome shotgun sequence genomic segment:
- the SNAI1 gene encoding zinc finger protein SNAI1: MPRSFLVKKHFSASKKPNYSELESQAVLAAPLLYETCPLPVIPPPEVLGPGAYYPPLVWDAGLLSSLFPGGPGSEAAGSTAPALDLTALSSEEDEGKSSGPPSPASAPATAERFRCAQCAKAYSTFAGLSKHKQLHCDAQARKSFSCKYCEKEYVSLGALKMHIRSHTLPCVCKMCGKAFSRPWLLQGHIRTHTGEKPFSCTHCNRAFADRSNLRAHLQTHSDVKKYQCKTCSRTFSRMSLLHKHQETGCSGSR; the protein is encoded by the exons ATGCCGCGCTCCTTCCTGGTGAAGAAGCACTTCTCGGCCAGCAAGAAGCCCAACTACAGCGAGCTGGAGAGCCAGGCCG TGCTGGCCGCCCCGCTGCTGTACGAGACGTGCCCGCTGCCCGTCATCCCCCCGCCCGAGGTGCTGGGCCCCGGTGCCTACTACCCGCCGCTGGTGTGGGAcgcggggctgctctccagcctcttcccGGGCGGCCCGGGCAGCGAGGCGGCGGGCAGCACGGCCCCTGCCCTGGACCTGACGGCGCTCTCCAGCGAGGAGGATGAAGGCAAGAGCtcgggcccccccagcccagcctcagcCCCCGCCACCGCCGAGCGTTTCCGCTGCGCCCAGTGTGCCAAGGCTTACTCCACCTTCGCCGGGCTCTCCAAGCACAAGCAATTGCACTGCGACGCCCAGGCCAGGAAATCCTTCAGCTGCAAGTACTGCGAGAAGGAGTACGTGAGCCTGGGGGCTCTCAAGATGCATATCCGGAGCCACACGCTGCCCTGCGTCTGCAAGATGTGTGGCAAGGCCTTCTCCCggccctggctgctgcagggccacATCCGGACGCACACCG GTGAAAAGCCCTTTTCCTGTACACACTGCAACCGGGCCTTTGCTGACCGCTCTAATCTCCGCGCCCACCTGCAGACCCATTCAGATGTAAAGAAGTACCAATGCAAAACCTGCTCCCGGACTTTCTCCCGTATGTCGCTGCTCCACAAGCACCAAGAGACGGGCTGCTCCGGCTCTCGCTGA